One Synechococcus sp. JA-2-3B'a(2-13) genomic window carries:
- the fabI gene encoding enoyl-ACP reductase FabI encodes MLQLTGKKALVTGIANERSIAWGIAQQLHKAGASLGVTYLPDERDRFKTKVQQLTDPLQPDFLLPCDVQSDQQISDLFQGVTEKWGQVDILVHCLAYVKKEELSGNFSDISREGFALAMDVSTYSLIALCRAAKPLLRSGSSVLTLTYLGGVRVVPNYNMAAVTKAGLETCVRYLAAELGPAGIRVNAISAGPIRTLASSAISDFHAMLHAVEEKAPLRRNVTQIEVGNVAAFLASDLASGITGQVIYVDSGYSILGF; translated from the coding sequence ATGCTACAGCTGACGGGAAAGAAAGCCTTGGTAACCGGCATTGCCAACGAGCGCTCCATTGCCTGGGGCATTGCTCAGCAACTGCACAAAGCGGGGGCCAGCCTAGGGGTTACCTATCTGCCGGACGAGCGGGATCGCTTCAAAACCAAAGTTCAGCAACTCACGGATCCCTTGCAGCCAGATTTTCTTCTCCCCTGCGACGTGCAAAGCGATCAGCAGATCAGCGATCTGTTTCAGGGGGTAACCGAAAAATGGGGTCAGGTCGATATTCTGGTTCACTGCCTGGCCTATGTCAAAAAAGAGGAGCTGAGCGGCAACTTCAGCGATATCTCGCGGGAGGGGTTTGCCCTGGCCATGGATGTGAGCACCTACTCCCTGATTGCCCTCTGCCGGGCTGCCAAGCCCCTACTGAGATCCGGCAGCAGTGTCCTCACCTTGACCTACTTGGGAGGAGTGCGAGTGGTGCCCAACTACAACATGGCTGCCGTCACCAAAGCGGGCCTGGAAACCTGTGTCCGCTACCTGGCTGCCGAGCTGGGCCCTGCCGGGATCCGGGTGAACGCCATTTCTGCCGGCCCAATCCGCACCTTGGCCTCATCGGCCATTTCCGATTTTCATGCCATGCTGCATGCTGTGGAGGAGAAAGCTCCCCTACGGCGCAATGTCACTCAAATAGAGGTGGGCAATGTGGCGGCTTTTCTGGCCAGCGACCTGGCCAGCGGCATTACCGGCCAGGTGATCTACGTGGATAGTGGGTATAGCATCCTGGGTTTTTAA
- a CDS encoding metal ABC transporter ATP-binding protein yields MKKQLPPLPLGPARGSLVVRDLTVRYGSLQVLQGIQAEIAPGRVTGILGPNGAGKSTFLKGLLGLVPLERGEVRYGGQALWGEQVAYVPQRSAIDWSFPATVWDVVLMGQVRAAGWFRRIGKKGQQRAAQALERVGMGAYRDRPIGKLSGGQQQRVFLARALAQEAEIYALDEPFAGIDQPSEAILFQVLRELADAGHIVMVVHHDLGQARAYFDEVLLLNRVLIAQGSPREVLQPAVLQRAYGRALLLDSAA; encoded by the coding sequence ATGAAAAAGCAACTTCCTCCTCTCCCTCTTGGTCCGGCCAGGGGATCCCTGGTGGTGCGGGATCTGACGGTGCGTTACGGCAGCCTGCAGGTGCTGCAAGGGATCCAAGCTGAAATCGCGCCGGGCCGCGTCACGGGCATCCTCGGGCCCAACGGGGCCGGCAAAAGCACCTTTCTCAAGGGGCTGTTGGGGTTGGTGCCGCTGGAACGGGGGGAAGTGCGCTACGGTGGGCAAGCGCTGTGGGGAGAGCAAGTGGCCTATGTACCCCAGCGCTCGGCCATCGACTGGTCGTTTCCCGCCACGGTGTGGGATGTGGTGTTGATGGGGCAGGTGAGAGCTGCTGGCTGGTTTCGCCGCATCGGGAAAAAGGGGCAGCAGCGGGCTGCTCAAGCCCTGGAGCGGGTGGGGATGGGGGCCTACCGGGATCGCCCCATTGGAAAGCTGTCGGGGGGACAACAGCAGCGGGTGTTCCTGGCGCGGGCCTTGGCGCAAGAAGCGGAGATCTACGCCCTTGACGAACCCTTTGCCGGGATCGACCAGCCCAGCGAAGCTATTTTGTTCCAGGTGTTGCGGGAGCTGGCAGATGCCGGCCACATCGTGATGGTGGTGCACCACGATTTGGGGCAGGCCCGGGCCTACTTCGACGAAGTGCTCCTCCTCAACCGTGTCTTAATTGCCCAGGGATCCCCGCGGGAGGTGTTGCAGCCAGCGGTGTTGCAGCGGGCCTATGGCCGAGCCCTGCTGCTGGACTCAGCTGCCTAG
- the rsmG gene encoding 16S rRNA (guanine(527)-N(7))-methyltransferase RsmG has translation MKKADAPSSEPPELKALWESWLADLGWQPSEQQQQQLQQLYPLVMAGNRTQNLTRITDPIDFWEKHLWDSLRGLRLLGSWEAIQAQPWRGIDIGTGAGFPGIPAQIALPQTRFTLLDSTQRKIAFVQDILQRLSLTQARAVAQRAEIWGQDPQERGSYDIALARALASAEICAEYCLPLLKVGGRAILYRGHWTEAEAQTLEQALELLGGKLIHVEAFTTPRSRGVRHCLLLEKVAPTPPPYPRSPGTPKRQPLGQSNRP, from the coding sequence ATGAAGAAGGCTGACGCTCCTTCCTCTGAGCCTCCAGAGCTCAAGGCCCTGTGGGAAAGCTGGCTGGCGGATCTGGGTTGGCAGCCTTCTGAACAGCAGCAGCAACAACTGCAACAGCTCTATCCGCTGGTGATGGCCGGAAACCGAACCCAGAACCTGACCCGCATCACCGATCCCATCGACTTTTGGGAGAAACACCTGTGGGATTCGCTGCGGGGCCTACGCCTGCTGGGATCCTGGGAGGCAATCCAAGCTCAGCCCTGGCGGGGGATCGACATCGGCACCGGGGCAGGGTTTCCAGGGATCCCGGCCCAAATTGCCCTGCCCCAAACCCGCTTTACCCTGCTGGACAGCACCCAACGCAAGATTGCCTTTGTGCAGGACATCTTGCAAAGGCTCTCCCTCACCCAAGCGCGGGCAGTGGCTCAGCGGGCCGAAATTTGGGGGCAAGACCCGCAGGAACGGGGCAGCTATGATATTGCTCTGGCCAGGGCCCTGGCCTCGGCGGAGATCTGCGCCGAGTATTGTCTGCCACTGCTCAAGGTGGGGGGACGCGCCATCCTCTATCGCGGCCATTGGACCGAGGCAGAAGCCCAAACTTTGGAGCAGGCCCTTGAGCTCCTGGGCGGAAAACTGATCCATGTAGAAGCCTTCACCACACCCCGCAGCCGTGGGGTGCGCCACTGCCTACTGCTGGAGAAAGTAGCCCCCACGCCGCCTCCTTATCCCCGCTCTCCCGGCACTCCCAAACGCCAACCGTTGGGCCAAAGCAATCGCCCATGA
- a CDS encoding metal ABC transporter permease, protein MEWLWHSLADPLSFAFMQRALLVAVAVGILCAVVGSYLLVQSLALLGDAISHSLLPGLAIAYMLGLNLFVGAFVAGLLSALLIQWIRSASPLKPDAAMGIVFSAFFALGILLITLIQRRARIDLNHFLFGNLLGVNAVDVLTVVGITLLVLGLVALFFKELTFYSFDPLGAKAAGLPTERLGWGLMVLTSLTLVASMKAVGVLLVLAMLITPAATAYLVVPRLHQVMLLGSLFGVSASLLGMYASYYLNVASGPAIVLVASAWFSLAFLGRVFSGTR, encoded by the coding sequence ATGGAATGGCTCTGGCACAGCCTGGCGGATCCCTTGAGTTTTGCCTTCATGCAACGGGCTCTGCTGGTGGCGGTGGCCGTCGGCATTCTCTGTGCCGTGGTGGGCAGCTATCTGCTGGTGCAAAGCTTGGCCCTCCTGGGGGATGCCATCAGCCATTCGCTGCTGCCGGGCCTGGCCATTGCCTACATGCTGGGCCTTAACCTGTTTGTGGGAGCCTTCGTGGCCGGTCTCCTCAGCGCCCTCTTAATTCAATGGATCCGCTCCGCCAGCCCCCTCAAGCCGGATGCAGCCATGGGGATCGTCTTTTCGGCCTTTTTTGCCTTGGGGATCCTGTTGATCACTTTGATCCAACGGCGGGCTCGCATCGATCTCAACCACTTCCTCTTCGGCAACCTCCTGGGGGTGAATGCTGTCGATGTGCTGACAGTGGTGGGCATCACCCTTTTGGTGTTGGGGTTAGTGGCCCTCTTCTTCAAGGAATTGACCTTTTACAGCTTCGATCCCTTGGGGGCCAAAGCAGCCGGCCTGCCCACCGAGCGGCTGGGGTGGGGGCTGATGGTGCTCACTTCCCTGACGTTGGTGGCCAGCATGAAGGCAGTGGGCGTGCTCTTAGTGTTGGCCATGCTGATCACGCCAGCGGCAACCGCCTATCTGGTGGTGCCTCGATTGCACCAGGTGATGCTGTTGGGATCCCTATTTGGGGTGAGCGCCAGCCTGCTGGGGATGTACGCCAGCTACTACCTCAACGTCGCCTCCGGCCCAGCCATCGTCCTGGTGGCCTCCGCCTGGTTTAGCCTGGCCTTTCTGGGCAGAGTGTTCTCAGGAACGCGCTAG
- a CDS encoding AI-2E family transporter yields the protein MNRFSPLQRLLLTWILIVISGWLAIQVGRLFGHLLTTILTAAVLAFLLNYPVQVLRRYRVSRGLAVTLVFALSVVLLVLVGIAVVPVLAKQVVQLGARIPEWVDTLQNWLDQISLWAAERNINLGQTELVNTLLNRLQASAEKIAGQSLDLLLGTFNQVIDLVLVLVLALYMLLYGGQFWQGLLSLFPKPWGPRIGEALALSFQNFLISQLVLGFIMALMLVPVFGFLRVPFGLLFGLLIGLLEVIPLVGGVIGIGAAAVLLAFQDIWLSLKVVLVSLIVQQVKDRVIAPRLMGELIGLNPVWILIALLVGAQLGGILGVIVAIPLSSVVKSLYEIARSADLAAEDELGSGVKGSPQGLRPSSANGEPRRDPTLPKPETQQI from the coding sequence ATGAATCGCTTCTCACCCTTGCAGCGGTTGCTGCTCACCTGGATCTTGATCGTCATCAGCGGCTGGCTGGCCATACAGGTGGGTCGGCTGTTTGGGCATTTGCTCACCACCATCCTGACAGCGGCGGTGCTGGCCTTTTTGCTCAACTACCCGGTGCAGGTGCTGCGGCGCTATCGGGTCAGTCGAGGTTTGGCGGTCACCCTGGTCTTTGCTCTCTCGGTGGTGCTGCTGGTCTTGGTGGGGATCGCCGTGGTGCCGGTCTTGGCCAAGCAAGTGGTGCAGCTGGGGGCGCGGATCCCAGAGTGGGTGGACACCTTACAAAATTGGCTCGACCAGATTAGCCTTTGGGCCGCCGAGCGCAACATCAACCTTGGCCAGACGGAGCTGGTCAATACCCTTCTCAACCGCCTGCAGGCCAGCGCCGAGAAAATTGCCGGCCAATCCCTAGATCTCCTTCTGGGTACGTTCAACCAGGTGATCGACTTGGTGCTGGTGCTGGTGTTGGCCCTCTACATGCTGCTCTACGGGGGCCAGTTCTGGCAGGGGTTGCTCAGCCTCTTCCCCAAACCTTGGGGGCCGCGCATTGGCGAAGCCCTAGCCCTCAGCTTTCAGAACTTCCTCATCAGCCAGTTGGTGTTGGGGTTCATCATGGCCCTGATGCTGGTGCCGGTTTTTGGGTTTTTGCGGGTACCTTTCGGGCTCCTGTTTGGCCTGCTGATCGGCCTGCTGGAGGTCATCCCCCTGGTGGGGGGGGTGATTGGCATTGGGGCGGCGGCGGTGTTGCTGGCCTTTCAGGACATTTGGCTCAGCCTTAAAGTGGTGCTGGTTTCCCTGATCGTGCAGCAGGTGAAGGATCGGGTCATCGCCCCCCGCCTGATGGGAGAGCTGATCGGGCTAAATCCAGTGTGGATCTTGATTGCCCTGTTGGTGGGGGCGCAACTGGGGGGCATCCTGGGCGTGATCGTCGCCATTCCCCTCAGCAGTGTGGTGAAAAGCCTTTACGAGATCGCCCGCTCTGCCGACCTGGCCGCCGAAGATGAGTTGGGTTCCG
- the aspS gene encoding aspartate--tRNA ligase, translating into MPAAIHRPARTLYCGEVRPAHIGQTVTLYGWIDRRRDHGGVIFLDLRDRSGIVQLVADPQKTPQSYPLAGEVRNEYVVRVTGTVQQRPPDSFNPRLATGEVEIYAEQLEVLSPVGKQLPFSVSGEEAEEVREEIRLRYRYLDLRRERMSRNLQLRHRVIQAIRRFLEDEEGFVEVETPILTRSTPEGARDYLVPSRVNPGEWFALPQSPQLFKQLLMVAGVDRYYQIARCFRDEDLRADRQPEFTQLDMEMSFMDQEGILELNERLICHIFKTVKGIHLPRPFPRLTYAEAMARYGSDKPDTRFGMELVDVSEVFQGSRFKVFAKVLAEGGLIKILPVPGGDEKISNTRIKPGGDLFKLVTQYGAGGLAFIRVRPDSLDTIGALKESLSPEQEKRLLDLTQAKPGDLLLFGAGPAAVVNESLGRLRLHLGQELGLIPENALNLLWITDFPMFEFNAEENRLEALHHPFTAPHPDDLADLKTARAQAYDLVWNGVEVGGGSLRIYQREIQEQVFQAIGLTPEQARDKFGFLLEAFEYGTPPHGGIAYGLDRLVMLLAGEDSIRDVIAFPKTQQARCLLTGAPSSVEAKQLKELHVASTYQPG; encoded by the coding sequence ATGCCTGCTGCCATCCATCGCCCGGCCCGCACCCTCTACTGTGGCGAAGTCCGCCCGGCCCACATTGGCCAGACCGTCACCCTCTACGGCTGGATCGACCGCCGCCGCGACCACGGGGGGGTGATCTTTCTGGATTTGCGGGATCGCTCTGGCATTGTGCAACTGGTGGCGGATCCGCAGAAAACTCCGCAGTCATATCCACTGGCGGGGGAAGTGCGCAACGAATATGTGGTGCGGGTAACGGGAACTGTCCAGCAACGGCCCCCCGACTCCTTCAACCCTCGCCTGGCCACCGGCGAGGTCGAGATCTACGCCGAACAGTTGGAAGTGCTCAGTCCAGTCGGCAAGCAGCTCCCCTTCAGCGTCTCGGGAGAAGAAGCAGAGGAAGTGCGAGAAGAGATCCGCCTGCGCTATCGCTACCTGGATTTGCGGCGGGAGCGCATGTCCCGTAACCTGCAACTGCGCCACCGGGTCATCCAGGCCATCCGCCGTTTCCTAGAAGACGAGGAGGGCTTTGTCGAGGTGGAGACTCCCATTCTCACCCGCTCCACCCCAGAAGGGGCCAGAGACTACCTGGTGCCCAGCCGCGTCAACCCCGGCGAGTGGTTTGCCCTGCCGCAGTCGCCCCAGCTCTTTAAGCAGCTGCTGATGGTGGCTGGCGTGGATCGCTACTACCAGATCGCCCGCTGCTTTCGGGATGAGGATCTGCGGGCGGATCGGCAGCCGGAGTTCACCCAGTTGGACATGGAGATGAGCTTCATGGATCAAGAAGGGATCCTGGAGCTCAACGAGCGACTGATCTGCCATATCTTCAAAACTGTCAAAGGGATCCACCTGCCCCGTCCCTTCCCGCGCCTGACCTATGCCGAGGCCATGGCCCGCTACGGCTCCGACAAGCCTGACACCCGCTTTGGGATGGAGTTGGTGGATGTTTCGGAGGTGTTTCAGGGATCCCGATTCAAAGTCTTCGCCAAAGTGCTGGCTGAGGGCGGTTTGATCAAAATCCTGCCAGTGCCCGGCGGCGATGAAAAGATCTCCAACACCCGCATCAAACCAGGCGGGGATCTGTTCAAGCTGGTCACCCAGTATGGGGCGGGCGGCTTGGCCTTTATCCGGGTGCGGCCCGACAGCCTCGATACCATCGGCGCCCTGAAAGAGAGCTTGAGCCCCGAGCAGGAGAAGCGGTTGCTGGATCTCACCCAGGCCAAGCCAGGGGATCTGTTGCTGTTTGGGGCAGGGCCGGCGGCAGTGGTGAACGAGTCTTTGGGCCGGCTGCGGCTGCACCTGGGCCAGGAGCTGGGTTTGATCCCAGAGAACGCCTTGAATCTCCTCTGGATCACCGACTTTCCCATGTTTGAGTTCAACGCCGAAGAAAATCGCCTGGAAGCCCTGCACCACCCCTTTACCGCCCCCCACCCCGACGACTTGGCCGACCTGAAAACGGCGCGGGCCCAGGCTTATGACCTGGTGTGGAACGGCGTGGAAGTAGGAGGGGGATCCCTGCGGATTTACCAGCGGGAAATTCAGGAGCAGGTTTTTCAAGCGATTGGCCTCACCCCCGAACAGGCGCGGGACAAGTTTGGCTTTTTGTTGGAAGCCTTTGAGTATGGCACCCCGCCCCACGGCGGCATTGCCTACGGCCTGGATCGGCTGGTGATGTTGCTGGCCGGGGAAGATTCCATCCGGGATGTCATCGCCTTTCCCAAAACCCAGCAGGCGCGATGTTTGCTCACCGGCGCTCCTTCCAGCGTTGAGGCGAAGCAGCTCAAGGAACTGCACGTTGCTTCCACCTATCAGCCCGGTTGA
- a CDS encoding RNA recognition motif domain-containing protein, which produces MTIFVGNLSFKASEEDLRLVFAEYGTVKQIKLPVDRETGRKRGFAFVELENEADEQKAIDELDGATWMGRDLRVNKALPRQTSAGGRDGRSSRF; this is translated from the coding sequence ATGACCATTTTTGTAGGTAATTTGTCCTTCAAGGCCAGCGAAGAAGACCTGCGGCTTGTGTTCGCCGAATACGGCACCGTTAAGCAAATTAAGCTGCCGGTGGATCGGGAGACTGGCCGTAAGCGAGGTTTTGCCTTTGTGGAACTGGAAAACGAAGCCGATGAGCAAAAGGCCATCGACGAGCTGGACGGTGCTACTTGGATGGGCCGGGATCTGAGGGTCAACAAGGCGTTGCCTCGGCAGACCAGCGCAGGCGGTCGGGATGGCCGCTCTTCCCGCTTTTGA
- a CDS encoding metal ABC transporter solute-binding protein, Zn/Mn family, translated as MIKSLVFLWGRRRWVAAFGLAIGLCLADGNGSFLALAGSGWARPRVVATTTLIADWVEQVGQDRIQLTSLLQPGMDPHVYEPTPADGVALEQADLVFWNGYNLEPGLMRLIEATAQGARRVALAEILEPIVANEDGIPTPDPHVWGNVENVIRMVERIAQELAEQVPGEATFFQTNAAAYRAELEELHAWIGEQIQTIPPPNRVLVTTHDAFAYYTQAYGLKMGGSLLGISTEEQPSAQTVARLVEEIRALRVPAIFAETTLNPALIQTVAAEAGVKVAEQELYSDSLGEAGSGAETYIAMMRHNTCTIVVALGGSPDCS; from the coding sequence ATGATCAAAAGTCTTGTCTTCCTTTGGGGGCGGCGCCGTTGGGTAGCGGCCTTCGGCTTGGCAATAGGACTCTGTCTCGCTGACGGGAACGGCAGTTTTCTGGCCTTGGCCGGTTCGGGATGGGCGCGTCCCCGCGTTGTGGCTACCACTACGTTGATCGCCGATTGGGTAGAGCAGGTGGGCCAAGATCGCATCCAGCTCACCAGCCTGCTGCAGCCGGGAATGGATCCCCATGTCTACGAGCCAACGCCGGCGGATGGGGTGGCCCTAGAGCAGGCAGACTTGGTGTTCTGGAATGGCTACAACCTGGAGCCGGGGTTGATGCGTCTCATCGAAGCCACGGCCCAAGGAGCGCGGCGGGTTGCCTTGGCCGAGATCCTTGAACCTATTGTTGCCAACGAGGACGGGATCCCCACTCCCGACCCCCACGTGTGGGGCAATGTGGAAAACGTCATCCGCATGGTGGAGCGCATCGCCCAAGAGCTGGCGGAACAGGTGCCTGGCGAGGCGACCTTCTTCCAAACCAATGCTGCTGCCTATCGAGCAGAGCTGGAGGAGCTTCATGCCTGGATTGGGGAGCAAATTCAGACCATCCCCCCTCCCAACCGGGTTTTGGTGACCACTCACGATGCCTTTGCCTACTACACCCAAGCCTACGGCCTGAAAATGGGGGGATCCCTGCTGGGGATCAGCACCGAAGAACAGCCCAGCGCCCAGACAGTGGCCCGCTTAGTGGAGGAGATCCGCGCTCTGCGGGTGCCGGCTATCTTTGCTGAGACCACCCTCAACCCGGCCCTGATCCAAACGGTGGCCGCTGAAGCGGGAGTCAAGGTAGCGGAACAGGAGCTGTACTCCGATTCTTTGGGGGAAGCAGGCAGCGGTGCTGAAACCTACATCGCCATGATGCGCCACAACACCTGCACGATTGTGGTAGCCCTGGGCGGATCCCCTGACTGCTCTTGA